In Halorientalis sp. LT38, a genomic segment contains:
- a CDS encoding Tfx family DNA-binding protein, which produces MSEGDTDVDAVLDRAGFDPAENVLTRRQAEVLALRERGLAQAEIADLLGTSRANVSSVESSARDNVAKAHETVAFAETLRAPVRVTVDPGTDLYDVPARVFAECDEVGVKVNHTAPELMKRISDEAGDAVVGRSVEQRLFVGVTSDGAVRVRRRAEE; this is translated from the coding sequence ATGAGCGAGGGCGACACGGACGTCGACGCGGTTCTCGACCGGGCGGGGTTCGACCCCGCGGAGAACGTGCTGACGCGCCGGCAGGCGGAGGTGCTGGCGCTGCGCGAGCGGGGCCTGGCCCAGGCGGAGATCGCGGACCTGCTGGGTACCTCCCGAGCGAACGTCTCCAGCGTCGAGTCGAGCGCCCGGGACAACGTGGCGAAGGCCCACGAGACGGTCGCCTTCGCGGAGACGCTCCGTGCGCCGGTCCGGGTGACGGTCGACCCCGGGACGGACCTCTACGACGTGCCGGCGCGGGTGTTCGCCGAGTGCGACGAGGTGGGGGTCAAGGTCAACCACACGGCGCCGGAACTCATGAAGCGGATCAGCGACGAGGCGGGGGACGCGGTCGTCGGGCGCAGCGTCGAACAGCGGCTGTTCGTCGGCGTCACGAGCGACGGCGCGGTCCGGGTGCGCCGACGGGCCGAGGAGTGA
- a CDS encoding DUF5786 family protein, with amino-acid sequence MGFGSYDESEQKDQNVDTDEDEAVNVHEDHDTGDVEFQSDKSTDELVDQLQHMKD; translated from the coding sequence ATGGGCTTTGGAAGCTACGACGAATCCGAGCAGAAGGATCAGAACGTGGACACCGACGAGGACGAAGCCGTCAACGTCCACGAGGACCACGACACCGGCGACGTCGAGTTCCAGTCCGACAAGTCCACCGACGAGCTGGTGGACCAGCTGCAGCACATGAAGGACTAG
- a CDS encoding radical SAM protein, with the protein MISKGCEQCAEGGKLVLFVYGYCDQRDCFYCPLGENRKNVTDVYANERLVEADHDVIEEAERMDALGASITGGEPQEAMERTCRYLSLLKDEYGEDFHTHLYTGITGGRENMRRLSEAGLDEIRFHPPFEQWGDLHGTEWEDILYAAREEGLTPAFEIPGIRPEEEFLDFLDEGAADFCNVNEFEMSDGNYRRMQEEGFELKDGHMSAVEDTREEILEVMGDHEKVYFCTSVFKDAAQHRRRLKRMARQIRREFDEVTDDGTLVYGKTWAEPERFEALGVPEEFYTVKSDHVEVAWWLLEEMVEDGDLEKGEIVEQYPTYDGQVVERTPV; encoded by the coding sequence ATGATCTCGAAGGGCTGTGAACAGTGCGCCGAGGGCGGCAAGCTCGTCCTCTTCGTCTACGGCTACTGCGACCAGCGCGACTGTTTCTACTGCCCGCTCGGCGAGAACCGCAAGAACGTCACCGACGTGTACGCCAACGAACGCCTCGTCGAGGCGGACCATGACGTCATCGAGGAGGCCGAGCGGATGGACGCCCTCGGCGCCTCGATCACCGGCGGCGAGCCCCAGGAGGCGATGGAGCGGACCTGCCGCTATCTCTCCCTCCTCAAGGACGAGTACGGCGAGGACTTCCACACGCACCTCTACACCGGCATCACGGGCGGGCGCGAGAACATGCGCCGCCTGAGCGAGGCCGGTCTCGACGAGATCCGTTTTCACCCACCGTTCGAGCAGTGGGGCGACCTGCACGGCACCGAGTGGGAGGACATCCTCTACGCCGCCCGCGAGGAGGGTCTCACTCCCGCGTTCGAGATTCCGGGCATCCGCCCGGAGGAAGAGTTCCTCGACTTCCTGGACGAGGGCGCCGCCGACTTCTGCAACGTCAACGAGTTCGAGATGTCCGACGGGAACTACCGCCGGATGCAGGAGGAGGGCTTCGAGCTGAAGGACGGCCACATGAGCGCCGTCGAGGACACCCGCGAGGAGATCCTCGAGGTCATGGGCGACCACGAGAAGGTCTACTTCTGTACGTCCGTGTTCAAGGACGCCGCCCAGCACCGCCGCCGCCTGAAGCGCATGGCCCGGCAGATCCGGCGCGAGTTCGACGAGGTGACCGACGACGGCACCCTCGTCTACGGGAAGACCTGGGCCGAGCCCGAACGGTTCGAGGCCCTCGGTGTGCCCGAGGAGTTCTACACGGTGAAGTCGGACCACGTCGAAGTGGCGTGGTGGCTGCTGGAGGAGATGGTCGAGGACGGCGATCTGGAGAAAGGCGAGATCGTCGAGCAGTACCCGACCTACGACGGGCAAGTGGTCGAGAGAACTCCGGTCTGA
- a CDS encoding type II toxin-antitoxin system HicB family antitoxin yields the protein MTDSREIRLIEEDNGWSAVDVGTSVVSQGETRQQALEVLDEAVSLYTDDEGTAIGDEVAFLEDHGIDPAKVTDPRDLPDFMQ from the coding sequence ATGACCGATAGTCGGGAGATCCGTCTCATCGAAGAGGACAACGGCTGGTCCGCGGTCGACGTCGGGACCAGTGTGGTCAGCCAGGGCGAGACGCGCCAGCAGGCCCTCGAAGTGCTGGACGAAGCCGTCTCCCTCTACACCGACGACGAGGGCACCGCCATCGGCGACGAGGTGGCCTTCCTCGAAGACCACGGGATCGATCCCGCCAAGGTCACCGATCCACGGGATCTTCCGGATTTCATGCAGTAG
- a CDS encoding TRAM domain-containing protein — MPDCPLADDCPSFSERIEGMGCQHYGDRGGAEWCNHYNQPINDLKEQPVQRGEEVVVTVEDIHESGAGVGRTEDGFIVMVDGVLPEARSKVQITRVHSNHAKAEEVERLPMEEAGEEDDEAVAEDGDGEAEEDEEAEDADRTEEDPHLGSRDNFWGG, encoded by the coding sequence ATGCCGGATTGTCCACTGGCGGACGACTGCCCCAGTTTTAGCGAGCGAATCGAGGGCATGGGGTGCCAGCACTACGGCGACCGCGGTGGCGCCGAGTGGTGCAATCACTACAACCAGCCGATCAACGACCTGAAAGAACAGCCGGTCCAGCGGGGCGAGGAGGTCGTGGTCACGGTCGAAGACATCCACGAGAGCGGCGCGGGCGTCGGCCGCACCGAGGACGGCTTCATCGTGATGGTCGACGGGGTACTCCCGGAGGCCCGCTCGAAGGTCCAGATCACGCGCGTCCACTCGAACCACGCCAAGGCCGAGGAGGTCGAACGGCTCCCGATGGAGGAAGCGGGGGAGGAAGACGACGAGGCGGTCGCGGAAGACGGGGATGGCGAGGCCGAAGAAGACGAGGAAGCGGAGGACGCGGATCGGACGGAGGAGGACCCGCACCTGGGCAGTCGCGACAACTTCTGGGGCGGGTGA
- a CDS encoding DUF373 family protein — protein MLLVLCVDLDDDLGRKTGLETPVIGRDAVEEAAVALATADPEDSDVNVLFEGLHLQKSIEDEDVEVAAVTGVDGSDVAANRKVGEEVDTVLASISASDDVRAIVVTDGAQDESVVPVIRSRVYIDGVQRVVVRQAQDLESMYYTIKQVLDDPETRGTILVPLGILLLIYPLAIIADYLGLPGAVFGLTSGLLGLYILGRGLGAERALDSAIDRLRSVFYAGRVTLITSVVAAALLLIGGAEGLQALDAAQSARPELSVLEVVSAVVNGAVRWFAAAGITSSLGRVTDEFLAGEFQWHYLNAPFYVVAIAAVLYGMSAYFLDQVTLSFLAATLTGGTILGLVSTLAFAVVESRDRAERPSA, from the coding sequence ATGCTGCTGGTCCTGTGCGTGGACCTCGACGACGACCTCGGTCGCAAGACCGGCCTCGAGACGCCGGTGATCGGCCGCGACGCCGTCGAGGAGGCCGCCGTCGCCCTGGCGACCGCCGACCCCGAGGACAGCGACGTCAACGTGCTGTTCGAGGGCCTGCACCTCCAGAAGTCCATCGAGGACGAGGACGTCGAGGTCGCCGCGGTGACCGGCGTCGACGGCAGCGACGTGGCGGCGAACCGGAAGGTGGGCGAGGAGGTCGACACCGTCCTCGCGAGCATCTCCGCCAGCGACGACGTCCGCGCCATCGTCGTCACCGACGGGGCCCAGGACGAGTCCGTCGTCCCCGTCATCCGCTCCCGCGTCTACATCGACGGCGTCCAGCGCGTCGTCGTCCGCCAGGCACAGGACCTCGAATCGATGTATTACACGATCAAGCAGGTCCTCGACGACCCCGAGACTCGCGGGACCATCCTCGTCCCCCTCGGCATCCTGCTTCTCATCTATCCCCTCGCCATCATCGCCGACTACCTCGGCCTCCCCGGCGCCGTGTTCGGCCTCACCTCGGGGCTGCTCGGCCTGTACATCCTCGGTCGGGGGCTCGGCGCCGAACGGGCGCTGGACTCGGCCATCGATCGCCTCCGGTCGGTGTTCTACGCCGGTCGCGTGACGCTGATCACCTCCGTGGTCGCGGCGGCGCTGCTGCTGATCGGCGGCGCCGAGGGACTCCAGGCGCTGGACGCCGCCCAGTCCGCACGCCCGGAGTTGAGCGTGCTCGAGGTCGTCTCGGCGGTCGTCAACGGCGCCGTCCGCTGGTTCGCCGCCGCCGGCATCACCTCCAGCCTGGGCCGCGTCACCGACGAGTTCCTCGCCGGCGAGTTCCAGTGGCACTACCTCAACGCCCCGTTCTACGTCGTCGCCATCGCCGCCGTCCTCTACGGCATGAGCGCCTACTTCCTCGATCAGGTGACCCTGTCCTTCCTGGCGGCCACCCTGACGGGCGGGACCATCCTCGGCCTCGTCAGCACGCTCGCCTTCGCCGTCGTCGAGTCCCGGGACCGGGCCGAGCGTCCCTCCGCCTGA
- a CDS encoding zinc-dependent alcohol dehydrogenase family protein — protein MRAAVLEDHGEPLAIEDVDAPEPAPHGVVVETEACGICRSDWHVWQGDWDWLGIDAGAGQILGHEPAGHVVAVGDEVETVREGDHVAIPFNLGDGQCPECRTGHSNTCENGMPLGFIEQAQGAFAEQVHVPFADHNAVELPEGVTSVDMAGLGCRFMTSFHGLAHRADVNAGDWVAVHGCGGVGLSAVHIADALGANVIAVDLKDDKLAQAAELGAVETVNAAETERVPKAIKGLTDGGAAVSVDALGIAETSRNSVQSLGNRGQHLQIGLTTEAEKGSVSLPTDAMVMQEIEFLGSYGMPVSSYDEIFRMVATGKIDPSAVVSETVGLEDVSDRLAAMTDFETDGIPVVDSF, from the coding sequence ATGCGAGCAGCAGTACTCGAGGACCACGGCGAACCGCTGGCCATAGAGGACGTCGACGCGCCGGAGCCGGCGCCCCACGGGGTCGTCGTCGAGACAGAGGCCTGCGGGATCTGCCGCAGCGACTGGCACGTCTGGCAGGGTGACTGGGACTGGCTGGGGATCGACGCCGGGGCGGGACAGATCCTCGGTCACGAACCGGCAGGCCACGTCGTCGCGGTGGGCGACGAAGTCGAGACCGTCCGGGAGGGCGACCACGTCGCCATCCCGTTCAACCTGGGCGACGGGCAGTGCCCGGAGTGTCGGACCGGGCACTCGAACACCTGCGAGAACGGGATGCCGCTGGGCTTCATCGAACAGGCGCAGGGCGCGTTCGCCGAGCAGGTGCACGTCCCCTTCGCCGACCACAACGCGGTCGAACTCCCCGAGGGCGTCACCTCCGTCGACATGGCGGGGCTGGGCTGTCGGTTCATGACGTCGTTCCACGGGCTGGCCCACCGCGCGGACGTGAACGCGGGCGACTGGGTGGCCGTCCACGGCTGCGGCGGCGTCGGCCTCTCCGCCGTCCACATCGCGGACGCGCTGGGCGCGAACGTGATCGCGGTGGACCTGAAAGACGACAAGCTCGCCCAGGCCGCCGAGCTCGGAGCGGTCGAGACGGTCAACGCCGCCGAGACCGAGCGCGTCCCGAAGGCGATCAAGGGGCTGACCGACGGCGGGGCGGCGGTCAGCGTCGACGCGCTGGGGATCGCCGAAACCAGCCGCAACTCCGTGCAGAGCCTGGGCAACCGCGGGCAGCACCTCCAGATCGGGCTGACGACGGAGGCGGAGAAGGGGTCGGTGTCGCTCCCGACCGACGCGATGGTGATGCAGGAGATCGAGTTCCTGGGTTCCTACGGGATGCCGGTGTCGAGCTACGACGAGATCTTCCGGATGGTCGCGACGGGCAAGATCGATCCCAGTGCCGTGGTCTCGGAGACCGTGGGGCTGGAAGACGTCTCGGACAGGCTGGCGGCGATGACCGACTTCGAGACCGACGGGATCCCCGTCGTCGACTCCTTCTGA
- a CDS encoding polyprenyl synthetase family protein: protein MEYLERRRALVEERLEAVLDGVEPAELADELDHVTLSGGKRVRPTVTVLVCESLGGDPEAAVDYAVGIELVHNASLVIDDIIDDSAVRRDVPSAWAEFGYGPAIIASDGLLGEAFALFSADERAMQAVAESMVELGEGEATELVARPENEAEYVELARRKTGALFRAAAELGAIAADADAYTVEALGRYAERVGIAFQMRDDVLDATAEAEDLGKPTGHDEEMDRPSFVQVTDLTPEEANERAREMSDEALASLSTVDAADSEALAYLEDLAEFVVVRER from the coding sequence ATGGAGTATCTGGAGCGCCGACGGGCGCTCGTCGAGGAGCGGCTCGAAGCGGTCCTCGACGGGGTCGAGCCAGCGGAGCTGGCCGACGAGCTGGATCACGTCACGCTGTCGGGGGGCAAGCGGGTCCGCCCGACGGTGACGGTGCTGGTCTGTGAGTCGCTGGGCGGCGATCCGGAGGCGGCGGTCGACTACGCGGTGGGGATCGAACTCGTCCACAACGCCTCGCTGGTGATCGACGACATCATCGACGACTCGGCGGTCCGCCGGGACGTCCCCAGCGCGTGGGCCGAGTTCGGCTACGGCCCGGCGATCATCGCCTCCGACGGGCTGCTGGGGGAGGCGTTCGCGCTGTTCTCGGCCGACGAGCGAGCGATGCAGGCCGTCGCGGAGTCGATGGTCGAACTCGGCGAGGGCGAGGCGACGGAGCTGGTCGCCCGGCCCGAAAACGAGGCCGAGTACGTTGAGCTGGCCCGCCGGAAGACGGGGGCGCTGTTCCGCGCGGCGGCCGAACTGGGCGCCATCGCGGCCGACGCCGACGCCTACACGGTCGAGGCGCTCGGCCGGTACGCCGAGCGAGTGGGCATCGCGTTCCAGATGCGCGACGACGTGCTCGACGCGACCGCCGAGGCCGAGGACCTCGGGAAACCGACGGGCCACGACGAGGAGATGGACCGCCCGTCGTTCGTGCAGGTGACCGATCTCACGCCGGAGGAGGCCAACGAGCGCGCACGCGAGATGTCGGACGAGGCGCTGGCGTCGCTGTCGACGGTCGACGCGGCGGACTCGGAGGCGCTGGCGTATCTGGAGGACCTGGCCGAGTTCGTGGTCGTACGAGAGAGATAG
- a CDS encoding DUF502 domain-containing protein gives MPKGDTRQGTKGSIDDYLRQTLLTGTAIVLPVLIAAFLFLLIVNFLSGLLDPLVIPIQEGLGMRSRLVPQLISLVVLVLTIFSVGAITESRFGGDRLKEGLDATIAHIPGFRSIYGPLDQISTMLVEGDTQNFQEVVLVEFPKAGSYSLAFQTSHPPERIEAATDEDDMLTVFMPMGPNPFMGGFILHISESEVHPVDLSVEEGISSIVSFGVAVEKDPQDSDVPFDLRAPEQDGS, from the coding sequence ATGCCAAAGGGTGACACGCGCCAGGGCACGAAGGGCAGCATCGACGACTATCTCCGGCAAACGCTCCTCACCGGGACCGCGATCGTGCTGCCGGTGCTGATAGCCGCGTTCCTGTTCCTGCTCATCGTCAATTTCCTCTCGGGCCTGTTGGATCCGTTAGTGATCCCGATCCAGGAGGGGTTGGGGATGCGCTCCCGCCTGGTCCCCCAGCTCATCTCTCTCGTCGTGTTGGTCCTGACCATCTTTTCCGTCGGGGCGATCACCGAGAGCCGTTTCGGGGGCGACCGCCTGAAGGAGGGACTTGACGCCACTATCGCTCACATTCCCGGGTTCAGATCCATCTACGGACCCCTCGATCAGATCAGCACGATGTTGGTAGAGGGAGACACCCAGAATTTCCAGGAGGTCGTCCTCGTCGAGTTTCCGAAGGCGGGATCGTACTCGCTCGCGTTCCAGACGTCGCACCCCCCTGAGCGAATCGAGGCGGCGACCGACGAAGACGATATGCTCACCGTCTTCATGCCGATGGGCCCGAATCCCTTCATGGGCGGGTTCATCCTTCACATCTCAGAAAGCGAGGTCCACCCGGTCGATCTCAGCGTCGAAGAAGGGATCTCTTCGATCGTCTCGTTCGGTGTCGCAGTCGAGAAGGACCCACAGGACTCCGACGTCCCCTTCGACCTGCGTGCTCCCGAGCAGGACGGCTCGTGA
- a CDS encoding helix-turn-helix transcriptional regulator, whose protein sequence is MLTRAHAALLASLALLLTAGPVVGPALASGPVADGPAVERDAVAAQTADGDLRPPDTDFRIQVSPNGDAQWTVTRNYTVATEAERAAFRSIAQRFENGQGLKTLQTARRASDLAADATGREMGITGVSRESALDDGTGELVLEFTWTAFARQSDGFLYLDDVFVAADGTWFPTLGTNQSLTIVPPRPYDLYSASPAGYQVSNASLQWTGQQSFDRGQPAVVYERRGDAGSNTTGDPVSGGLPLVWVFAAAAVVLAVLVAYLLATRDVDLPSPATTASGSDADDGPGDAASVAGGAAASTTDGGTTAADPDPGDADIDEELLSDEERIERLLEQNGGRMKQANIVDETDWSNAKVSQLLSAMDNEGRIDKLRIGRENLISFPDEDVTDGGDDGV, encoded by the coding sequence ATGTTGACGCGGGCACATGCCGCCCTGCTCGCCTCACTCGCCCTCCTCCTGACCGCCGGTCCCGTGGTCGGGCCAGCGCTCGCCTCCGGCCCCGTCGCGGACGGACCGGCGGTCGAACGCGACGCGGTCGCCGCCCAGACGGCCGACGGGGACCTGCGGCCGCCGGACACCGACTTCCGGATCCAGGTGTCGCCGAACGGGGACGCCCAGTGGACGGTCACGCGGAACTACACGGTCGCGACGGAGGCCGAGCGAGCGGCGTTCAGGTCGATCGCACAGCGGTTCGAGAACGGCCAGGGACTGAAGACGCTCCAGACGGCCCGGCGGGCCAGCGACCTGGCCGCCGACGCGACCGGCCGGGAGATGGGCATCACCGGCGTCTCGAGGGAGAGCGCCCTCGACGACGGCACCGGCGAACTCGTCCTCGAGTTCACCTGGACCGCCTTCGCCCGGCAGTCCGACGGGTTCCTCTACCTCGACGACGTGTTCGTCGCCGCCGACGGGACGTGGTTCCCCACGCTGGGGACGAACCAGTCGCTGACCATCGTGCCGCCGCGACCGTACGACCTCTACAGTGCGTCACCGGCGGGCTACCAGGTCTCGAACGCCTCGCTCCAGTGGACGGGCCAGCAGTCCTTCGATCGCGGCCAGCCGGCGGTCGTCTACGAGCGCCGCGGGGACGCGGGGTCGAACACCACCGGCGATCCGGTGTCGGGCGGGCTTCCACTGGTGTGGGTGTTCGCCGCCGCCGCGGTCGTCCTGGCCGTGCTGGTGGCGTACCTGCTCGCGACGCGCGACGTCGACCTGCCGTCCCCCGCGACGACCGCCAGTGGTAGCGACGCGGACGACGGCCCGGGCGATGCGGCCTCCGTGGCGGGCGGCGCGGCCGCGTCGACGACCGACGGCGGGACGACGGCGGCCGACCCGGACCCCGGAGACGCCGACATCGACGAGGAACTGCTGAGCGACGAGGAGCGCATCGAGCGGTTGCTCGAGCAAAACGGCGGCCGCATGAAGCAGGCCAACATCGTCGACGAGACCGACTGGTCGAACGCCAAGGTCTCGCAGTTGCTCTCGGCGATGGACAACGAGGGCCGGATCGACAAGCTCCGGATCGGTCGCGAGAACCTCATCTCCTTCCCCGACGAGGACGTCACCGACGGCGGCGACGACGGCGTCTGA
- a CDS encoding alpha/beta fold hydrolase has translation MPRSDEFATVDGFEMHYSAWGDPSDPPVLCVHGLSRNGRDFDPLARALEEDYYVVCPDMPGRGWSEWADDPAERYTNTAMIEILVGLCDELGFESLRYVGTSMGGGLGMALAAGPLADRIGDLVINDMPPNPETDAAPEALGRIMEYVPNPPTVETMSELEAYFRDLYEGRFSEMSDAEYRRLTMTSARRTEDGQIAPHYDPRILVADEESEDDPDPWDVWAAIDASILILRGIDSDILPEEPFERMQEVQPDAETVEIDCAHAPALNTPEQIDPIEAFFAG, from the coding sequence ATGCCACGCAGCGACGAATTCGCGACGGTGGACGGCTTCGAGATGCACTACTCGGCGTGGGGCGACCCGTCGGATCCGCCGGTGCTGTGCGTTCACGGGCTCTCCCGGAACGGGCGGGACTTCGACCCGCTGGCGCGGGCGCTGGAGGAGGACTACTACGTGGTCTGTCCGGACATGCCGGGCCGGGGGTGGAGCGAGTGGGCCGACGACCCCGCCGAGCGGTACACAAACACGGCGATGATCGAGATCCTGGTGGGCCTGTGCGACGAGCTCGGGTTCGAGTCGCTGCGGTACGTCGGGACGTCGATGGGTGGCGGGCTGGGGATGGCGCTCGCCGCCGGGCCGCTGGCCGACCGGATCGGAGACCTGGTGATCAACGACATGCCGCCGAATCCGGAGACCGACGCCGCGCCGGAGGCGCTGGGCCGGATCATGGAGTACGTGCCGAACCCGCCGACGGTCGAGACGATGTCGGAACTGGAGGCGTACTTCCGGGACCTCTACGAGGGGCGGTTCAGCGAGATGAGCGACGCCGAGTATCGCCGACTGACGATGACCTCGGCGCGGCGGACCGAAGACGGACAGATCGCGCCGCACTACGACCCGCGGATTCTGGTCGCGGACGAGGAGAGCGAGGACGACCCCGACCCGTGGGACGTCTGGGCGGCTATCGACGCTTCCATCCTGATCCTCCGCGGGATCGACTCGGACATCCTGCCCGAGGAGCCGTTCGAGCGGATGCAGGAGGTCCAGCCGGACGCCGAGACGGTCGAGATCGACTGCGCCCACGCGCCGGCGCTGAACACGCCGGAACAGATCGACCCGATCGAGGCGTTCTTCGCGGGGTAG
- a CDS encoding electron transfer flavoprotein subunit alpha/FixB family protein: MSDVLAITEHRRGELRDVSLEMVSAGRDLADQTGGDLHLAVVSGDVDALADDVNREGADAIHTVEYGEEFNHDVYTQAIEQLYAEVDPQFLLAPNSVNGMDYAPAVAEGLALPLVTDAIDLAYDDGLTVTREEYGGKVETTIDVEEDHAAVTIRPAEWPQAEGTGDAAIEAFDADIDESEIKSTVTGYEEVAGGDVDISEADFLVSIGRGIDEEENLPLIEALVEATDATLSSSRPIVDNGWLPANRQVGQSGKVVTPDVYIAIGISGAVQHVAGMKGADTIVAINTDPNAPIWDLADYGIEDDLFDVVPALIEEFGGEVPDL, translated from the coding sequence ATGAGTGACGTCCTCGCCATCACGGAACACCGCCGCGGCGAACTGCGCGACGTGAGTCTCGAGATGGTCTCGGCCGGCCGCGACCTGGCCGACCAGACCGGCGGCGACCTGCACCTGGCCGTCGTCAGCGGCGACGTCGACGCGCTGGCCGACGACGTCAACCGCGAGGGCGCCGACGCCATCCACACCGTCGAGTACGGTGAGGAGTTCAACCACGACGTCTACACGCAGGCCATCGAGCAGCTCTACGCAGAGGTCGACCCGCAGTTCCTGCTGGCGCCGAACTCGGTCAACGGGATGGACTACGCGCCCGCCGTCGCCGAGGGCCTCGCGCTGCCCCTGGTGACCGACGCGATCGACCTGGCCTACGACGACGGCCTCACCGTCACCCGCGAGGAGTACGGCGGCAAGGTCGAGACGACCATCGACGTCGAGGAGGACCACGCCGCGGTCACGATCCGGCCCGCCGAGTGGCCCCAGGCCGAGGGGACCGGCGACGCCGCGATCGAGGCGTTCGACGCCGACATCGACGAGAGCGAGATCAAGTCCACCGTCACCGGCTACGAGGAGGTCGCCGGCGGTGACGTCGACATCAGCGAGGCGGACTTCCTGGTCTCGATCGGCCGCGGGATCGACGAGGAGGAGAACCTCCCGCTGATCGAGGCGCTGGTCGAGGCGACCGACGCCACGCTGTCGTCGTCCCGACCGATCGTCGACAACGGCTGGCTGCCCGCCAACCGGCAGGTCGGCCAGTCCGGAAAGGTCGTCACGCCCGACGTCTACATCGCCATCGGTATCTCCGGCGCCGTCCAGCACGTCGCCGGCATGAAGGGCGCCGACACCATCGTCGCGATCAACACGGACCCCAACGCGCCCATCTGGGACCTCGCCGACTACGGCATCGAAGACGACCTCTTCGACGTCGTCCCCGCGCTCATCGAGGAGTTCGGCGGCGAAGTGCCGGACCTCTGA
- a CDS encoding electron transfer flavoprotein subunit beta/FixA family protein, which translates to MKILVTVKEVAEVEDEFEISGGDIAEQYLEYDLNEWDDYAVEEAVQISEDVDDVEVVTATIGPERAEETIRMALAKGADRAIRVWDDDLEADSYLDVDSKAELLAAVVEEEAPDLVLTGVQAGDEANGATGVTLAEKIGFEWAAVVNQLDLDVEGGVANVHRELEGGVEELTEVESPAVLTIQSGINEPRYASLRGIRQAQSKPLDVKTLGDVGLDASVLESSLNQTDLYEPESEGDATVWSGDAEETAGELAAFLRDKGVVEA; encoded by the coding sequence ATGAAGATTCTCGTAACGGTAAAGGAGGTGGCGGAAGTCGAGGACGAGTTCGAGATCTCGGGCGGTGATATCGCCGAGCAGTATCTCGAATACGACCTCAACGAGTGGGACGACTACGCGGTCGAGGAGGCCGTCCAGATCAGCGAGGACGTCGACGACGTGGAGGTCGTCACGGCCACGATCGGTCCGGAGCGGGCCGAGGAGACGATCCGGATGGCACTCGCGAAGGGCGCCGACCGCGCGATCCGCGTGTGGGACGACGACCTCGAGGCAGACAGCTATCTCGACGTCGACTCGAAGGCCGAACTGCTGGCCGCGGTCGTCGAGGAGGAAGCCCCCGATCTGGTCCTGACCGGCGTGCAGGCCGGCGACGAGGCCAACGGTGCGACGGGCGTCACACTGGCCGAGAAGATCGGCTTCGAGTGGGCCGCAGTCGTCAACCAGCTCGATCTGGACGTCGAGGGCGGCGTCGCCAACGTCCACCGCGAACTGGAGGGCGGCGTCGAGGAGCTCACCGAGGTCGAGAGCCCCGCCGTGCTCACGATCCAGTCGGGGATCAACGAGCCCCGCTACGCCAGCCTGCGCGGCATCCGCCAGGCCCAGAGCAAGCCGCTCGACGTCAAGACCCTCGGAGACGTTGGTCTCGACGCGAGCGTGCTCGAGAGCTCGCTGAACCAGACCGACCTGTACGAGCCCGAGTCCGAGGGCGACGCGACCGTCTGGAGCGGCGACGCCGAGGAGACGGCCGGGGAACTGGCTGCGTTCCTCCGCGACAAGGGGGTGGTCGAGGCATGA